Proteins from one Mobula birostris isolate sMobBir1 chromosome 10, sMobBir1.hap1, whole genome shotgun sequence genomic window:
- the clec11a gene encoding LOW QUALITY PROTEIN: C-type lectin domain family 11 member A (The sequence of the model RefSeq protein was modified relative to this genomic sequence to represent the inferred CDS: deleted 2 bases in 2 codons) — protein MLRGVRHNAKCFLGFRSFQTFEESTGRCGSSGGRLASPRDRAENEALAAYTRQFFAPGNWPAWIGATDERSEGAFQYRDGQLAGLWDPCIVTTGWSANGGRRENCVALSTDDGRWWDRDCQRRMYYICEYDY, from the exons ATGCTCCGGGGTGTCCGCCACAACGCCAAGTGCTTCCTGGGCTTCCGATCCTTCCAGACGTTTGAGGAGAGCACGGGCCGGTGCGGTTCCAGCGGGGGGCGCCTGGCCTCGCCGCGCGACCGGGCCGAGAACGAGGCCTTGGCTGCCTACACCCGCCAGTTCTTCGCCCCCGGCAACTGGCCGGCCTGGATCGGGGCCACCGACGAGCGGAGCGAGGGGGCCTTTCAGTACCGGGACGGGCAGCTGGCCGGGCTGTGGGACCCCTGTATCGTGACCACCGGCTGG TCAGCCAACGGCGGGCGGCGGGAGAACTGTGTGGCTCTCTCCACTGACGACGGCAGGTGGTGGGAC AGGGactgtcagaggagaatgtacTACATTTGCGAGTACGACTACTGA
- the LOC140204448 gene encoding uncharacterized protein: MATVPILPPAKLSLRRPQLLNQRSRHHLPANQKPPHLLPANHGHPPSAVNPPGISVAVAVQPDIAAPASCPIRSLCAHRRPTRGLRAHCQTIRSLRSCRCPIRGLRSHRRPTRGLCARCQTIRGLRSCCCPIRGLRCCRSPIRDPESRCACHQPTSGLCTHSQQIRGWRTSSQFSCPSVTQWPPCLQPANQRMLPHQLSNQGSPQQQPANQRFRCLQVTNQRFLHRHWRIKSCCPIGWPIDGLRASNRRIKSCATLSWPIRDLRSHRR; the protein is encoded by the coding sequence ATGGCAACGGTACCCATCCTTCCCCCGGCGAAGCTGAGCCTGCGGAGACCCCAGCTGCTCAACCAGAGGAGCCGTCACCACCTGCCGGCCAATCAGAAGCCGCCGCACCTGCTGCCAGCCAACCACGGCCACCCACCCTCTGCCGTTAACCCACCAGGGATCTCAGTAGCTGTCGCCGTCCAACCAGACATCGCCGCGCCTGCCAGCTGTCCAATCAGGAGTCTCTGCGCCCACCGGCGTCCAACCAGAGGTCTCCGAGCCCATTGCCAGACTATCAGAAGTCTCCGCTCCTGCCGCTGTCCAATCAGGGGTCTCCGCTCCCACCGGCGTCCAACCAGAGGTCTCTGTGCCCGTTGCCAAACAATCAGAGGTCTCCGCTCCTGCTGCTGTCCAATCAGGGGTCTCCGCTGTTGCCGCAGTCCAATCAGGGATCCCGAGTCCCGCTGTGCCTGCCATCAGCCAACCAGTGGTCTCTGCACCCACAGTCAGCAAATTAGAGGCTGGCGCACCAGCAGTCAGTTTAGCTGCCCATCAGTCACCCAATGGCCTCCATGCCTGCAGCCAGCAAATCAGAGGATGCTACCCCATCAGCTGTCCAATCAAGGATCACCGCAGCAGCAGCCAGCAAACCAGAGGTTTCGGTGCCTACAGGTGACCAATCAGAGGTTCCTGCACAGGCACTGGCGAATCAAAAGCTGCTGCCCCATTGGCTGGCCAATCGATGGTCTCCGTGCCAGCAACCGGCGAATCAAGAGCTGCGCCACACTCAGCTGGCCAATCAGGGATCTCCGCTCTCACAGACGGTGA